In the genome of Aspergillus luchuensis IFO 4308 DNA, chromosome 2, nearly complete sequence, one region contains:
- the EMI5 gene encoding succinate dehydrogenase assembly factor 2 (COG:U;~EggNog:ENOG410PPQH;~InterPro:IPR028882,IPR005631,IPR036714;~PFAM:PF03937;~go_component: GO:0005739 - mitochondrion [Evidence IEA];~go_process: GO:0018293 - protein-FAD linkage [Evidence IEA]) has protein sequence MSAPRLINRFMRPSTSSISLTTTFARRSFGSSAVRQNSVNNNDRAPSTAPEHRKNQTNKPPNPHVPNTTSTMTKDFPKVGEKPAPPEMLNSVDPNYRPADPYPGRVEHFTGGRQETGAQKPELGVGEMEGITFKVEPLRREGEDVTTMRARLLYQSRKRGILESDLLLSTFADVYLADMNKEQLQEYDRFLDENDWDIYYWATQDPPAEGTEAAVSTEAGAQDTPTETWKRTGAKSGEWAQTVGAFKAAYRPVPSRWADSNVLRLLRQHVRDNSATGFHAAKTKKTGGPGLGRMPNVQVFNN, from the exons ATGTCTGCACCCAGACTCATCAACCGCTTCATGCGGCCATCAACCTCGTCAATCTCTCTTACGACAACTTTTGCCCGGCGCTCCTTCGGCAGCTCGGCTGTTCGTCAAAACAGCGTGAACAACAATGATCGCGCACCATCCACGGCCCCCGAGCATCGCAAGAACCAGACAAACAAGCCCCCTAACCCTCATGTGCCCAACACGACCTCCACCATGACCAAGGACTTCCCCAAGGTCGGTGAGAAGCCGGCTCCCCCGGAGATGTTGAACTCGGTCGACCCCAACTACCGGCCGGCGGATCCGTACCCCGGAAGAGTCGAGCATTTCACCGGAGGTCGCCAGGAGACGGGGGCTCAGAAGCCTGAACTTGGTGTTGGAGAGATGGAGGGCATTACCTTCAAGGTTGAGCCGCTGCGCcgggagggcgaggatgttACTACTATGAGGGCTCGGTTGTTGT ATCAGAGCCGCAAGCGCGGAATCCTCGAGTCTGATCTCCTGTTGTCTACGTTCGCCGATGTTTATCTGGCCGATATGAACAAGGAGCAGTTGCAGGAGTATGACCGGTTCTTGGATGAGAATGACTGGGATATTTACTACTGGGCCACCCAGGACCCTCCGGCTGAGGGGACTGAGGCTGCTGTTTCCACCGAAGCAGGCGCTCAGGATACTCCTACGGAGACGTGGAAGCGTACTGGAGCCAAGAGCGGCGAGTGGGCGCAGACGGTTGGTGCTTTCAAGGCTGCATACCGGCCCGTTCCGTCACGATGGGCCGACTCCAATGTGCTGAGACTCCTGCGTCAACATGTTCGGGATAACAGTGCCACGGGCTTCCATGCTgcgaagaccaagaagactGGTGGACCTGGACTGGGACGTATGCCCAATGTGCAGGTGTTCAACAACTGA
- the ERV25 gene encoding emp24/gp25L/p24 family protein (COG:U;~EggNog:ENOG410PKXU;~InterPro:IPR015720,IPR009038;~PFAM:PF01105;~SECRETED:SignalP(1-25);~TransMembrane:1 (n10-20c25/26o188-208i)) — protein MAATRLTMRSFLGLLFLLFVQLTSALKFDLSAVSGKNERCIRNFVFKDQLVVVTAIVSGNKGDGQVVNMHIKDALGNDHGRPKDIAGETRQAFTSPADTAFDVCFDNQLTTRHAVANPYKSIELDVDIGADARDWSSIQVQEKLKPVETDLRRIEEMVAEIVSEMEYLRAREQKLRDTNESTNERVKWFAFGTMGMLVGLGAWQVVYLRAYFRSKHLI, from the exons ATGGCGGCCACCCGTCTCACAATGAGGTCTTTCCTcggtcttctctttctcttgttCGTTCAACTCACCTCCGCCCTGAAGTTCGACCTCTCTGCCGTGAGCGGGAAGAACGAGCGATGTATACGCAACTTCGTCTTCAAGGACCAGCTTGTGGTCGTCACGGCCATTGTGAGCGGAAACAAGGGTGATGGTCAGGTTGTTAACATGCAT ATCAAGGATGCGCTGGGCAATGACCACGGTCGTCCTAAGGATATTGCCGGAGAGACTCGCCAGGCCTTCACTTCTCCCGCTGATACTGCCTTCGATGTTTGCTTTGACAACCAGCTCACCACTCGTC ACGCCGTTGCCAACCCCTACAAGTCCATCGAGCTCGACGTCGACATCGGCGCTGATGCCCGTGACTGGTCTAGCATTCAGGTccaggagaagctcaagccTGTTGAGACCGACCTCCGCCGTAtcgaggagatggtggcCGAGATTGTCAGCGAGATGGAGTACCTGCGCGCTCGTGAGCAGAAGCTGCGTGACACCAACGAGAGCACGAATGAGCGTGTGAAGTGGTTCGCATTCGGTACTATGGGTATGCTGGTTGGATTGGGTGCTTGGCAGGTTGTGTATCTGAGGGCTTACTTCAG ATCCAAGCACCTTATCTAG